The genomic window TTAGCTCAGAATACAAATGATCTAGACTTTCTAAACTGTCCCCTACTCTAAACTCGATGTTCGAAAAAATAGGCTTTGTCTCTGCTTCAGTCCGGTCTACCACTTCCTGACTAATATCTATTGAATAGAGCTTAGCTGAATCAACACCTCTTAGACTTCTCGCAAATGCCATAGTGCTAACACCAGTGCCAATCTCGATGGCTATAAATCCCCTATTTAATTCTGATCTCTCTGATAAAATTCTTTGGATAGCTTCCACATGCGTTTCGTTTTGATATACCCTCGCCCAAGGGAATATGGGCAGTAACTTCATCACAGTTCTGCCTATAATGTTTTGAAGGGGAAAGATCATATTACTAACTTGTTTATTTTGCACAGTACTTCTTTATATGAAAGCTAGTCTTAGCTTCATGATTATTTACAAAACTATCAACATTTGGAATTCATGACCACTTTACTTTTTTCTTCTAGCCACAGTATAACATTTGTTAATATTTTGAAGTCATAGGGTAGCTTATCCTAATATAAAAGCCAGTTGTCAAATTAGCCCTATCTCTAGAGAATGGTTAGAACTGCAATATTGCTGAAGGTGGATGAAGATACTAGCAAGAAAGGCCTTTTCCTAAGCATCATCGGACTTTGTGTGAGAGTTGTTAAAAAAGCCTGAGGCTAATAGAATTGATTGTTTTATAAAAATCTGCCTGCTAGTTTGAAAAGCTTATGATTTTGATACTAGGTGGCAGAGGGTATGTTGCCTCCGCTTTTCATAAATACCTCTCTTCTGTGGGACTGGAGCACAAAGTTCTCAGTAGAGCTGAGGTTGATTACGCAAAAAGAGAAAATCTCCAAGAAGCCTTACGATATCTAAGACCTCATTTTGTCATAAACGCAGCTGGGTATACGGGTAAACCAAATGTTGACGCGACAGAAAGTAAGAAAACTCTATGTGTCGATGCCAATTTATCACTCGTTTGCAAGCTAGCGGACATCTGCACAGATATGAGAATTCCTATGGGACATGTTTCTTCAGGCTGCATTTTTTCAGGATCTCGAGCAGATGGTTCCGGATTTATAGAGAAAGATCCACCCAACTTTGACTTCAGACATAATAATTGCAGTTTCTACAGCGGCACTAAATCGCTAGCTGAAGAAGTCCTTAACGAAACAGAAAATGTCTACTTATGGAGATTACGTATCCCTTTCAATGAAATTGATAGTCCTCGTAACTACCTAACAAAAATCATGAATTATGAGAGACTACTAAATGTCAGAAACTCGATCTCACAACTCGATGAATTTGCGCGAGCTTGTTGTCAATGCTGGGAGAAACGGATCCCCTTTGGAAAATACAATGTCACAAACCCAGGATCTGTGACCACCGAAGAAGTCGTAGAAATGATCGT from Verrucomicrobiota bacterium includes these protein-coding regions:
- a CDS encoding sugar nucleotide-binding protein; this encodes MILILGGRGYVASAFHKYLSSVGLEHKVLSRAEVDYAKRENLQEALRYLRPHFVINAAGYTGKPNVDATESKKTLCVDANLSLVCKLADICTDMRIPMGHVSSGCIFSGSRADGSGFIEKDPPNFDFRHNNCSFYSGTKSLAEEVLNETENVYLWRLRIPFNEIDSPRNYLTKIMNYERLLNVRNSISQLDEFARACCQCWEKRIPFGKYNVTNPGSVTTEEVVEMIVKAGFCKNRKFAYFKDEQEFLEKAAKTPRASCIMDSSKILNCGISLTEVHESLEWCLNNWKS